In Phocoena sinus isolate mPhoSin1 chromosome X, mPhoSin1.pri, whole genome shotgun sequence, a genomic segment contains:
- the ZNF157 gene encoding zinc finger protein 157 isoform X2, producing the protein MIFKLERGEELWILEEESSGHGYPGSLSLLCANNSVGGNALSHDNDLQHQKLQTLDQTVECGKAFYKRTAFVGHKRTHTGEKNFECHECGKTYCRKSNLIEHLRIHTGERPYKCGECAKTFSARSYLIAHQKTHTGEKPFECNECGKSFGRKSQLILHRRTHTGERPYECTECGKTFSEKATLMIHQRTHTGEKPYECGECGKTFRVKISLTQHQRTHTGEKPYECGDCGKNFRAKKSLNQHQRIHTGEKPYKCGECGKFFRMKMTLNNHQRTHTGEKPYQCNECGKSFRVHSSLGIHQRIHTGEKPYECNKCGNAFYVKARLIEHQRMHSGEKPYECSECGKIFSMKKSLCQHRRTHVGEKLYE; encoded by the coding sequence gctCTCTGTCACTGCTGTGTGCCAACAATTCTGTTGGGGGTAATGCCCTCAGTCATGATAATGACCTTCAGCATCAGAAGCTTCAAACTTTGGATCAAACTgttgaatgtgggaaagccttctaCAAGAGAACAGCCTTTGTTGGACATAAAAGaacacacacaggagagaaaaacTTTGAATGTCATGAATGTGGGAAAACTTACTGCAGGAAATCAAATCTTATTGAACATCTGAGAATACACACAGGCGAGAGACCCTATAAATGTGGTGAATGTGCAAAAACCTTTAGTGCAAGATCATACCTCATTGCTCATCAGAAAACTCACACAGGGGAGAAGCCCtttgaatgtaatgaatgtggaaaatcTTTTGGCAGGAAGTCACAACTCATTCTACATCGGAGAACACACACAGGAGAGAGACCCTATGAATGCACTGAGTGTGGGAAAACCTTTTCTGAGAAGGCAACCCTCATGATTCATCAGAGAACTCAcacaggggagaaaccctatgaatgtggCGAATGTGGGAAAACATTTCGTGTTAAGATATCCCTTACTCAACACCAGAGAACTCAcacaggggagaaaccctatgaatgtggTGATTGTGGGAAAAACTTTCGTGCAAAAAAATCCCTAAACCAACATCAAAGAATTCACACAGGCgagaaaccctataaatgtggtgaatgtgggaaattcttCAGAATGAAGATGACTCTCAATAATCACCAGAGAACTCATACAGGTGAAAAACCCTATCAGTGTAAcgaatgtgggaaatctttcaGGGTGCACTCATCTCTTGGAATACATCAGCgaattcacacaggagagaaaccttatgaatgtaatAAATGTGGTAATGCCTTCTATGTCAAAGCACGCCTCATTGAACATCAGAGAATGCAttcaggagagaaaccctatgaatgtagtGAATGTGGAAAAATCTTCAGTATGAAGAAATCCCTGTGTCAACATCGGAGAACTCACGTAGGAGAGAAACTTTATGAATGA